A genomic stretch from Falco cherrug isolate bFalChe1 chromosome 3, bFalChe1.pri, whole genome shotgun sequence includes:
- the SH3D21 gene encoding SH3 domain-containing protein 21 has product MPKPFPVLEEKAEPWPAAQHPAPILPPELAQEPQLCRALFNYVPELPDELPLRRGDVIQVLSKTGAEGWWDGQCQHRRGLFPSNFVELLPVPTLKLAMSPQDTESGESGHDGHPVLGASVSRQDGQAAPRPAPGQLLCPPAARNPAKEEAGEEREQPELPAPARMEPAKLPPSKRMAPAPPVPAKAKLAPVLVGKPSSPQPGASADAERGRAGDPDADGFNVVPVTTAKLSHPTATRPRVPGQRPPRLSLGSGGGPCGGEQPRGPPHARLWAPLPTAGQVPGPPWSVEVLAAPWPEEKLALEDLKAEVRSLHILVDLMRVQHLRDLEDMRLEMCQERAKRQALQAEIERVRKVLPC; this is encoded by the exons ATGCCCAAGCCCTTCCCAGtgctggaggagaag GCAGAGCCGTGGCCGGcggcacagcacccagcacccatcctGCCGCCAGAGCTGG cccaggaGCCGCAGCTCTGCCGGGCCCTGTTTAACTACGTGCCGGAACTGCCGGACGAGCTGCCGCTGCGGCGGGGAGATGTCATCCAGGTCCTCAGCAAG acaGGGGCCGAGGGCTGGTGGGACGGGCAGTGCCAGCACCGCAGAGGGCTCTTCCCCAGCAACTTCGTGGAACTGCTGCCGGTGCCCACA TTGAAGCTGGCGATGTCACCCCAGGACACGGAGTCCGGTGAGTCTGGCCACGATGGCCATCCAGTCCTGGGGGCTTCGGTGTCCCGCCAGGATGGCCAGGCAGCCCCACGGCCAG CGCCTGGCCAGctcctgtgccccccagcagcccgtAACCCAGCCAAGGAGGAGGCGGGCGAGGAGCGGGAGCAGCCAG agCTCCCAGCACCGGCGAGGATGGAGCCGGCCAAGCTGCCCCCCAGCAAGAGGATGGCTCCCGCCCCCCCTGTCCCTGCCAAGGCCAAGCTGGCCCCCGTGCTTGTGGGCAA gcccagcagcccccagcccggaGCCTCGGCTGATGCAGAGCGGGGCAGAGCCGGTGACCCAG ATGCCGATGGCTTCAACGTGGTGCCGGTCACCACGGCCAAGCTGAGCCACCCCACCGCCACACGCCCCCGGGTACCCGGCCAGCGGCCACCCAGGCTCTccctggggagcggggggggtCCCTGCGGGGGGGAGCAGCCCCGGGGGCCACCTCACGCCAGGCTCTGGGCCCCTCTCCCCACGGCGGGGCAGGTGCCCGGCCCACCATGGAGTGTGGAGGTGCTGGCGGCACCGTGGCCGGAGGAGAAGCTTGCCCTGGAGGACCTGAAGGCTGAAGTCCGCTCCCTGCACATCCTCGTGGACCTGATGCGAGTCCAGCACC